A section of the Pan paniscus chromosome 11, NHGRI_mPanPan1-v2.0_pri, whole genome shotgun sequence genome encodes:
- the PMPCA gene encoding mitochondrial-processing peptidase subunit alpha isoform X1, which produces MAAVVLAATRLLRGSGSWGCSRLRFGPPAYRRFSSGGAYPNIPLSSPLPGVPKPVFATVDGQEKFETKVTTLDNGLRVASQNKFGQFCTVGILINSGSRYEAKYLSGIAHFLEKLAFSSTARFDSKDEILLTLEKHGGICDCQTSRDTTMYAVSADSKGLDTVVGLLADVVLQPRLTDEEVEMTRMAVQFELEDLNLRPDPEPLLTEMIHEAAYRENTVGLHRFCPTENIAKINREVLHSYLRNYYTPDRMVLAGVGVEHEHLVDCARKYLLGVQPAWGSAEAVDIDRSVAQYTGGIAKLERDMSNVSLGPTPIPELTHIMVGLESCSFLEEDFIPFAVLNMMMGGGGSFSAGGPGKGMFSRLYLNVLNRHHWMYNATSYHHSYEDTGLLCIHASADPRQVREMVEIITKEFILMGGTVDAVELERAKTQLTSMLMMNLESRPVIFEDVGRQVLATRSRKLPHELCTLIRNVKPEDVKRVASKMLRGKPAVAALGDLTDLPTYEHIQTALSSKDGRLPRTYRLFR; this is translated from the exons ATGGCGGCTGTGGTGCTGGCGGCGACGCGGTTGCTGCGGGGCTCGGGTTCTTGGGGCTGTTCGCGGCTGAG GTTTGGACCTCCTGCGTACAGACGGTTTAGTAGTGGGGGTGCCTATCCCAACATCCCCCTCTCTTCTCCCTTACCTGGAGTACCCAAGCCTGTTTTTGCTACAGTTGATGGACAGGAAAAGTTTGAAACCAAAGTAACCACATTGGATAATGGGCTTCGCGTGGCATCTCAGAATAAGTTTGGACAGTTTTGTACAGTAGGAA TTCTTATCAATTCAGGATCGAGATATGAAGCGAAATACCTTAGTGGAATTGCTCACTTTTTGGAAAAATTGGCATTTTCG tcTACTGCTCGATTTGACAGCAAAGATGAAATTCTGCTTACGTTGGAAAAGCATGGGGGTATCTGTGACTGCCAGACATCAAG AGACACCACCATGTATGCTGTGTCTGCTGATAGCAAAGGCTTGGACACGGTGGTTGGCTTACTGGCCGATGTGGTTCTGCAGCCCCGGCTAACAG ATGAAGAAGTCGAGATGACGCGGATGGCGGTCCAGTTTGAGCTGGAGGACCTGAACCTGCGGCCTGACCCAGAGCCACTTCTCACCGAGATGATTCATGAA GCGGCTTACAGGGAGAACACAGTTGGCCTCCACCGTTTCTGCCCCACAGAAAACATAGCAAAGATCAACCGAGAGGTGCTGCATTCGTACCTGAGGAACTACTACACTCCCGACCGCATGGTGCTGGCTGGCGTGGGCGTGGAGCACGAGCATCTGGTGGACTGTGCCCGGAAGTACCTCCTGGGGGTCCAGCCGGCCTGGGGGAGCGCAGAGGCCGTGGATATTGACAGATCTGTGGCCCAGTACACTGGGGGGATTGCCAAG CTAGAAAGAGACATGTCCAATGTCAGCCTGGGCCCGACCCCCATCCCCGAGCTCACGCACATCATGGTTGGACTGGAGAGCTGCTCCTTCCTG GAGGAGGACTTCATCCCCTTTGCAGTGTTGAACATGATGATGGGCGGAGGTGGCTCCTTCTCGGCTGGTGGGCCCGGCAAGGGCATGTTCTCCAGGCTCTACCTCAACGTGCTCAACAG GCACCACTGGATGTATAACGCGACCTCCTACCACCACAGCTACGAGGACACTGGCCTCCTTTGCATCCATGCCAGTGCCGACCCAAGACAG GTTCGAGAAATGGTAGAaatcatcacaaaggagtttATTTTAATGGGCGGAACCGTGGACGCG GTGGAGCTGGAACGAGCCAAGACGCAGCTGACGTCAATGCTCATGATGAACCTGGAATCCAGGCCTGTGATCTTCGAGGATGTGGGGAGGCAGGTGCTGGCCACTCGCTCCAGAAAGCTGCCGCACGAGCTGTGCACGCTCATCC GCAACGTGAAGCCGGAAGATGTGAAGAGAGTCGCTTCTAAGATGCTCCGAGGGAAGCCGGCAGTGGCCGCCCTGGGTGACCTGACTGACCTGCCCACGTATGAACACATCCAGACCGCCCTGTCGAGTAAGGACGGGCGCCTGCCCAGGACGTACCGGCTCTTCCGGTAG
- the PMPCA gene encoding mitochondrial-processing peptidase subunit alpha isoform X2, protein MKRNTLVELLTFWKNWHFRLLLDLTAKMKFCLRWKSMGVSVTARHQDTTMYAVSADSKGLDTVVGLLADVVLQPRLTDEEVEMTRMAVQFELEDLNLRPDPEPLLTEMIHEAAYRENTVGLHRFCPTENIAKINREVLHSYLRNYYTPDRMVLAGVGVEHEHLVDCARKYLLGVQPAWGSAEAVDIDRSVAQYTGGIAKLERDMSNVSLGPTPIPELTHIMVGLESCSFLEEDFIPFAVLNMMMGGGGSFSAGGPGKGMFSRLYLNVLNRHHWMYNATSYHHSYEDTGLLCIHASADPRQVREMVEIITKEFILMGGTVDAVELERAKTQLTSMLMMNLESRPVIFEDVGRQVLATRSRKLPHELCTLIRNVKPEDVKRVASKMLRGKPAVAALGDLTDLPTYEHIQTALSSKDGRLPRTYRLFR, encoded by the exons ATGAAGCGAAATACCTTAGTGGAATTGCTCACTTTTTGGAAAAATTGGCATTTTCG tcTACTGCTCGATTTGACAGCAAAGATGAAATTCTGCTTACGTTGGAAAAGCATGGGGGTATCTGTGACTGCCAGACATCAAG ACACCACCATGTATGCTGTGTCTGCTGATAGCAAAGGCTTGGACACGGTGGTTGGCTTACTGGCCGATGTGGTTCTGCAGCCCCGGCTAACAG ATGAAGAAGTCGAGATGACGCGGATGGCGGTCCAGTTTGAGCTGGAGGACCTGAACCTGCGGCCTGACCCAGAGCCACTTCTCACCGAGATGATTCATGAA GCGGCTTACAGGGAGAACACAGTTGGCCTCCACCGTTTCTGCCCCACAGAAAACATAGCAAAGATCAACCGAGAGGTGCTGCATTCGTACCTGAGGAACTACTACACTCCCGACCGCATGGTGCTGGCTGGCGTGGGCGTGGAGCACGAGCATCTGGTGGACTGTGCCCGGAAGTACCTCCTGGGGGTCCAGCCGGCCTGGGGGAGCGCAGAGGCCGTGGATATTGACAGATCTGTGGCCCAGTACACTGGGGGGATTGCCAAG CTAGAAAGAGACATGTCCAATGTCAGCCTGGGCCCGACCCCCATCCCCGAGCTCACGCACATCATGGTTGGACTGGAGAGCTGCTCCTTCCTG GAGGAGGACTTCATCCCCTTTGCAGTGTTGAACATGATGATGGGCGGAGGTGGCTCCTTCTCGGCTGGTGGGCCCGGCAAGGGCATGTTCTCCAGGCTCTACCTCAACGTGCTCAACAG GCACCACTGGATGTATAACGCGACCTCCTACCACCACAGCTACGAGGACACTGGCCTCCTTTGCATCCATGCCAGTGCCGACCCAAGACAG GTTCGAGAAATGGTAGAaatcatcacaaaggagtttATTTTAATGGGCGGAACCGTGGACGCG GTGGAGCTGGAACGAGCCAAGACGCAGCTGACGTCAATGCTCATGATGAACCTGGAATCCAGGCCTGTGATCTTCGAGGATGTGGGGAGGCAGGTGCTGGCCACTCGCTCCAGAAAGCTGCCGCACGAGCTGTGCACGCTCATCC GCAACGTGAAGCCGGAAGATGTGAAGAGAGTCGCTTCTAAGATGCTCCGAGGGAAGCCGGCAGTGGCCGCCCTGGGTGACCTGACTGACCTGCCCACGTATGAACACATCCAGACCGCCCTGTCGAGTAAGGACGGGCGCCTGCCCAGGACGTACCGGCTCTTCCGGTAG